A section of the Leptospira kobayashii genome encodes:
- the ilvC gene encoding ketol-acid reductoisomerase has translation MANIYYDDSCDLNILKGKTIAVIGYGSQGHAQAQNMKDSGLKVIIGLRDGSKSIAEAKEAGFEVYSVSEAAKKADIIQILAPDTIQAEMYKSEIEPHLTEGKALVFSHGFNIHYDLITPPKNVDVYMVAPKGPGHLVRRVFTEGGGVPCLIAIYQDATGNAKKRALAQASGVGGGRAGILETSFREETETDLFGEQVVLCGGVANLIMNGFETLTEAGYDPEIAYFECLHEVKLITDLIYEGGLARMRFSISDTAEYGDYVSGPRIIDASVKARMKEVLNDIQKDKGAAFAKRWMADTKAGYPEYKKLRDKNAAHPIEDVGKKLRSMMKWLAK, from the coding sequence ATGGCAAATATATATTACGACGACAGCTGCGATCTAAATATCTTAAAAGGAAAAACCATCGCGGTCATTGGCTACGGAAGCCAAGGACATGCCCAAGCCCAAAACATGAAAGACAGCGGCTTGAAAGTGATCATCGGTCTTAGAGACGGATCCAAATCGATCGCAGAAGCGAAAGAAGCAGGCTTTGAAGTTTATTCTGTTTCCGAAGCTGCAAAAAAAGCGGATATCATTCAAATCTTAGCACCTGACACGATTCAGGCGGAAATGTACAAAAGCGAAATCGAGCCTCACCTTACGGAAGGCAAAGCACTTGTTTTTTCCCACGGATTCAACATACATTACGATCTGATCACTCCTCCTAAAAACGTTGACGTTTATATGGTAGCACCGAAAGGTCCAGGCCATTTGGTTCGCCGTGTATTTACCGAAGGCGGCGGGGTTCCTTGTCTCATCGCGATCTACCAAGATGCAACAGGCAACGCAAAAAAACGTGCGTTAGCGCAAGCTTCCGGAGTAGGCGGGGGAAGAGCGGGAATTTTGGAAACATCTTTCCGTGAAGAAACGGAAACGGATTTGTTCGGAGAACAAGTTGTGTTATGCGGTGGAGTTGCAAACCTGATCATGAACGGTTTCGAAACTTTGACCGAAGCGGGTTACGATCCTGAAATCGCATATTTCGAATGTTTACATGAAGTAAAACTCATCACTGACTTGATTTACGAAGGCGGACTCGCACGTATGCGTTTCTCCATCTCCGATACAGCAGAGTATGGCGATTATGTAAGTGGTCCGAGAATCATCGACGCAAGTGTGAAAGCTCGCATGAAAGAAGTGTTAAACGACATCCAAAAAGACAAAGGTGCCGCTTTTGCAAAACGTTGGATGGCAGATACGAAAGCCGGTTATCCTGAATATAAGAAACTTAGAGACAAAAACGCCGCTCACCCGATCGAAGATGTAGGTAAAAAACTACGTTCTATGATGAAGTGGTTGGCGAAATAA
- a CDS encoding thiolase family protein — MKVNQKVVIAAPARTPFAQIGKALSQYTGHHLGKIVGEEVMKRSGLKPTDIDGVIVGEGFSNAPNSARVIANLLGLPMDIPCLTVANNCVSGLEAVAEATRRILLGEGKVFLVIGEESQTSMPFVVKNARLNKKTNSLDSLLKLLPNDLPEGVEVRDTLEDGLGDGETSFGMQVTAEILAQNYSLSREIQDKVAFESFKRAFEATQEGRYKPYIMEVKDDEGNPLQADEAVLLREGLVKNPTRMGRAMLLFDNPQMKFDQFKEKYASYLKKTHGPTLSIFNASPRSDGAAGLIVASEKAAKALGLKSEAQLNGFKMKGIDPNLMGLSQAEATTSLLEELGEKIENMDIIEIHEAFAATAVAALEEIKNRTGFDWEKRFDEKKINPNGGSIAIGHPFGATGVRLLHNAIMDFAENKDAKKVLVTACAHGGTAGAMILERA; from the coding sequence ATGAAAGTTAATCAAAAAGTCGTAATTGCAGCACCTGCTCGTACTCCTTTTGCACAAATAGGCAAGGCGCTTTCGCAATATACCGGTCACCACTTAGGCAAAATCGTTGGTGAAGAAGTAATGAAAAGAAGCGGTTTGAAGCCGACCGATATCGACGGAGTGATCGTGGGAGAAGGATTTTCCAACGCACCAAACTCCGCACGAGTCATCGCAAACCTGCTCGGTCTTCCGATGGACATTCCTTGTCTTACAGTTGCAAACAACTGCGTATCCGGTTTGGAAGCAGTCGCGGAAGCAACCAGAAGAATCTTACTTGGAGAAGGAAAAGTATTCCTTGTCATCGGTGAAGAATCTCAAACTTCCATGCCTTTCGTTGTTAAAAATGCACGATTGAATAAAAAAACAAACAGCTTGGATTCACTTTTAAAACTTCTTCCGAATGATCTTCCTGAAGGTGTAGAAGTTAGAGACACACTCGAAGACGGATTAGGTGACGGCGAAACCAGCTTCGGTATGCAAGTGACTGCGGAGATTCTCGCACAAAACTATTCTTTATCAAGAGAAATACAGGACAAGGTAGCATTCGAGTCTTTCAAAAGAGCATTTGAAGCGACTCAGGAAGGTCGTTACAAACCGTATATTATGGAAGTCAAAGACGATGAAGGGAATCCTCTACAAGCGGATGAGGCTGTTCTACTTCGCGAAGGTCTTGTAAAAAACCCGACTCGTATGGGACGCGCTATGCTACTTTTCGACAATCCGCAAATGAAGTTTGACCAGTTCAAAGAAAAGTATGCTTCTTACTTGAAGAAAACTCACGGACCTACTCTTTCCATCTTCAATGCTAGCCCTCGTTCCGATGGAGCTGCCGGTCTTATCGTTGCTTCCGAAAAAGCGGCAAAGGCTCTCGGATTGAAATCCGAAGCACAGCTAAACGGCTTCAAGATGAAAGGCATTGATCCGAACCTTATGGGCCTTAGCCAAGCGGAAGCAACTACTTCCCTTTTGGAAGAACTCGGCGAAAAAATCGAAAATATGGACATCATCGAAATCCACGAAGCTTTTGCTGCTACCGCTGTCGCTGCTTTGGAAGAGATCAAAAATAGAACAGGATTTGATTGGGAAAAACGTTTCGATGAAAAGAAGATCAATCCTAACGGTGGTTCTATTGCCATCGGTCACCCGTTCGGGGCGACTGGCGTTCGACTACTTCACAATGCGATCATGGACTTTGCAGAGAACAAAGATGCTAAAAAAGTTCTTGTGACTGCTTGTGCACACGGTGGAACCGCAGGCGCAATGATTCTGGAAAGGGCTTAG
- the sthA gene encoding Si-specific NAD(P)(+) transhydrogenase, whose translation MLHFDLIIIGAGPAGEKAAAKASYFGKKVALIEMAEAPGGAGVHTGTLPSKTLKETAIFLSGKNDKGIFGVDKDLRRNASIEDFYYRRDYVKQSEVDAINKNIEKHKITLFYGKAEFQTANIIKVVKEKEELIGGDFILVATGSYPFRPSNIPFDGERIHDSDTILNLKRFPKSLCVLGAGVIGCEYTTIFGAMGIPVYLVDTRDEILPFLDSELSASLVEQMRKDGIQVIFNSGLDKINSPLKEGDDFEIVLTSGEKLKVDMFLFAAGRSGRTAGLKLEELGVKVGKREAVEVNEHYQTNIESIYAVGDVIGFPALASTSMDQGRIAVTHMFATDGFDKLARVFPYGIYTIPEVSMVGLSEKEAKEKNIPHLTGKAHYSDMPRGKILGAQDGFLKLVFEKQTQIILGVHIIGIQATELIHFGLSLVESKKTLNDVISIAFNFPTLHDLYKYAAYDGLGNLSGHKIK comes from the coding sequence ATGCTACACTTCGATCTTATCATCATTGGCGCTGGTCCCGCTGGGGAAAAAGCCGCCGCGAAAGCATCTTATTTCGGCAAAAAAGTGGCTCTCATTGAAATGGCGGAGGCGCCGGGAGGAGCGGGAGTACATACAGGAACACTTCCTTCCAAAACCTTAAAAGAAACTGCCATCTTTCTATCCGGAAAAAACGATAAAGGTATCTTCGGAGTAGATAAAGATCTGCGGCGAAACGCTTCCATCGAAGATTTCTATTACCGCAGAGATTATGTGAAACAATCCGAAGTAGATGCGATCAACAAGAACATCGAAAAACACAAGATCACTCTTTTTTACGGCAAAGCCGAATTCCAAACCGCTAACATAATAAAGGTGGTAAAAGAAAAAGAAGAACTGATAGGAGGAGACTTTATTTTAGTCGCTACTGGCTCCTATCCTTTTCGACCGTCTAACATACCATTCGATGGAGAACGGATTCATGACTCGGATACGATTTTAAATCTTAAACGGTTTCCCAAATCTCTTTGTGTTTTAGGTGCAGGTGTAATCGGTTGCGAATACACTACTATATTCGGCGCAATGGGTATACCTGTTTATTTAGTAGACACCAGAGATGAAATCTTACCTTTTTTAGACAGTGAGCTTTCCGCAAGCCTGGTAGAACAAATGCGAAAAGACGGAATCCAAGTTATTTTCAATTCCGGGCTTGATAAAATCAACTCTCCTTTAAAGGAAGGAGACGATTTTGAAATCGTATTAACCTCCGGAGAAAAACTAAAAGTAGATATGTTTTTATTTGCGGCGGGAAGAAGCGGCAGAACGGCGGGACTCAAACTGGAAGAGTTAGGTGTTAAAGTAGGAAAGAGAGAAGCTGTGGAAGTGAATGAGCACTATCAAACCAATATAGAATCCATCTATGCCGTAGGAGATGTGATCGGTTTTCCGGCTCTTGCCAGCACGAGTATGGACCAAGGAAGAATCGCGGTGACACATATGTTCGCAACAGACGGATTTGATAAGTTGGCGAGGGTTTTCCCTTATGGAATTTATACTATTCCCGAGGTTTCCATGGTTGGGCTTTCCGAAAAGGAAGCGAAAGAAAAGAACATTCCCCACCTAACGGGAAAAGCTCATTACTCCGATATGCCCAGAGGAAAGATATTGGGAGCGCAGGATGGTTTCTTAAAATTGGTTTTCGAGAAACAAACTCAAATCATCCTCGGTGTTCATATCATCGGTATCCAGGCAACGGAACTCATTCATTTCGGATTAAGTTTGGTAGAATCTAAAAAAACATTAAATGATGTTATCTCGATCGCTTTCAACTTCCCGACTTTGCATGATTTATACAAATATGCAGCTTATGACGGATTGGGAAATCTAAGTGGACACAAAATCAAATGA
- a CDS encoding class I SAM-dependent methyltransferase, whose amino-acid sequence MDTKSNDSCPLCDSSAVPFWKDEKRGNYFQCENCHSVYLNKDYHITKEAEKERYLLHNNDINDPRYLNFLTPVVEAVEANFTKDKLGLDFGAGPGPILANHLRQKGYSVNLYDLFFWNDPTTLQTQYDFIICTEVMEHFQNPKKEFELLKNLLNPKGKLLCMTDTFSESIDFPNWHYRRDLTHIFFYHEKALEYISSRFQFHSYEKKGRLIQFSL is encoded by the coding sequence GTGGACACAAAATCAAATGACTCCTGCCCTCTTTGCGATTCTTCCGCGGTACCTTTTTGGAAAGATGAAAAAAGAGGAAACTACTTTCAATGCGAAAATTGCCATTCGGTTTATCTGAACAAAGATTACCACATAACAAAAGAAGCCGAAAAAGAAAGGTATCTTTTACACAACAACGACATAAATGATCCAAGATACTTGAATTTTTTGACACCGGTCGTGGAGGCCGTTGAGGCAAATTTTACAAAGGATAAACTCGGACTCGATTTCGGAGCGGGACCCGGCCCCATCTTAGCTAATCATTTAAGACAAAAAGGATACTCCGTAAACTTATATGATCTTTTCTTTTGGAACGACCCGACCACCTTACAAACTCAATATGATTTTATCATCTGCACGGAAGTCATGGAACATTTCCAAAATCCGAAAAAAGAATTCGAATTATTAAAAAACCTTTTAAATCCAAAAGGGAAACTCTTGTGTATGACGGATACTTTCTCCGAATCCATCGACTTTCCCAACTGGCATTATAGACGAGATTTAACCCATATATTTTTCTACCATGAAAAAGCCTTGGAATATATTTCAAGCCGGTTTCAATTTCACTCTTACGAAAAAAAGGGAAGGCTGATTCAATTTTCGTTATAA
- a CDS encoding SGNH/GDSL hydrolase family protein, with amino-acid sequence MKKTFFYFVLILILFFSFRALDFFAFWILDLTKKENVVKLPVNTEFISVSSDYVYLTKSNSLGIRNPELPAKKKKRVLMLGDSFVFGIGVEEKDSMVRLVEEKLRSQGYDYELVNAGIIGYAPKDSLNLFRQLKDRIQPDVVVLCVFTNDVFESGKSIVWIKTRERIYRKTWVRVAGFVFPKTTEYLVQWQMASKAKALQTDADATFTAKVEYELKNKSKYKNKNHSEEETKALVDGFLLQLKDFGKFAGFRDENFEKWYTNIDKNIIKNAASGMVNSFYVLYGLIEPNYFKQSLDLTGEGEIRYQKLIEDIGTLREESKQHANEFLLVYVPSEFQFSREKLELGKNVGYSVEKRWLTGVSNLEKSLGDFSKTNSIPFLSLTETFRSKPKEKLVFDFDLHWNEKGNILAAEEISSFLIRNTKQSTSE; translated from the coding sequence ATGAAAAAAACATTCTTCTATTTTGTTTTAATCTTAATTCTATTTTTCTCTTTTCGAGCTTTGGACTTTTTCGCTTTTTGGATATTGGATCTTACCAAGAAGGAAAATGTAGTCAAACTTCCGGTGAATACCGAGTTTATCTCCGTCAGCTCCGATTATGTATATCTAACCAAATCCAATTCTCTTGGAATTCGAAATCCGGAACTTCCCGCTAAAAAGAAAAAACGGGTTCTTATGCTCGGAGATTCCTTTGTTTTCGGGATTGGGGTGGAAGAGAAGGACTCTATGGTTCGCCTTGTGGAAGAAAAACTTCGTTCACAAGGTTATGATTATGAATTGGTAAATGCGGGCATCATCGGTTATGCACCCAAAGACAGTCTGAATTTATTTCGTCAATTGAAGGACAGGATTCAACCTGATGTTGTCGTACTATGTGTTTTTACAAATGATGTTTTTGAATCGGGAAAGTCCATTGTTTGGATTAAAACCAGAGAAAGAATTTATCGTAAAACTTGGGTTAGGGTGGCTGGTTTTGTATTCCCCAAAACAACTGAATATCTTGTGCAGTGGCAGATGGCTTCCAAAGCAAAAGCATTACAAACGGATGCGGATGCTACTTTTACCGCAAAGGTTGAGTATGAGCTAAAGAACAAAAGCAAATATAAAAATAAAAATCATTCGGAAGAAGAAACGAAAGCTTTGGTGGATGGATTTCTGTTGCAACTGAAAGATTTCGGGAAATTTGCGGGTTTTCGCGATGAAAACTTCGAGAAATGGTATACTAACATCGATAAGAATATTATAAAGAATGCCGCATCCGGAATGGTGAATTCTTTTTACGTATTGTACGGACTGATTGAACCGAATTATTTCAAACAATCCTTGGATCTTACGGGGGAAGGCGAGATACGGTATCAGAAACTCATCGAAGATATCGGGACTCTTCGCGAAGAATCGAAACAGCATGCGAATGAGTTTCTGCTTGTTTATGTTCCCAGCGAATTTCAATTTTCCAGAGAGAAATTGGAGTTGGGAAAAAATGTAGGGTATTCGGTCGAAAAACGTTGGTTAACCGGAGTTTCGAATTTGGAAAAGTCTTTGGGTGATTTTTCCAAAACAAATTCGATCCCTTTTCTTTCGTTAACGGAAACTTTCAGAAGTAAACCGAAAGAAAAGTTGGTATTTGATTTTGATCTTCATTGGAATGAAAAGGGCAATATTCTTGCTGCGGAAGAAATTTCCTCTTTTCTCATTAGAAATACGAAACAATCAACTTCGGAGTGA
- a CDS encoding cytochrome C oxidase subunit IV family protein produces MEYVINYSLWFIAFAAVATPLLGFGVFAPVIAKTTVLAFIVNWFSQFFQTDRVTKFKEENKDNKLLKFVTGEEAHQEDHASASMWVEDGDGGEEEEHEHHVISIKTYIYVLLALFLGTFITVWVAQYDLGKLNMIVAMGVATCKAFFVLAYFMHLKYDNMLNRVIFLSAFAFLALLFAFTAGDIASRLLPVFGFEGK; encoded by the coding sequence ATGGAATACGTAATTAATTATAGCCTTTGGTTCATCGCATTTGCTGCGGTGGCCACTCCACTTTTAGGATTTGGTGTATTTGCTCCGGTGATTGCAAAGACAACCGTGCTTGCTTTCATCGTGAATTGGTTTTCTCAATTTTTTCAAACGGATCGAGTTACAAAATTCAAAGAAGAAAATAAAGATAACAAACTTCTTAAATTTGTAACCGGAGAAGAAGCACACCAGGAAGATCACGCTTCCGCATCCATGTGGGTGGAAGACGGAGACGGTGGTGAAGAAGAAGAACACGAACATCATGTGATTTCTATCAAGACATATATTTATGTTCTACTCGCTTTGTTTTTGGGAACATTCATCACTGTTTGGGTGGCTCAATACGATTTGGGCAAATTGAACATGATCGTTGCTATGGGCGTGGCTACTTGCAAAGCTTTCTTTGTATTGGCTTACTTTATGCACTTAAAGTATGATAACATGCTCAACCGTGTGATCTTTCTTTCCGCATTTGCTTTCTTGGCATTACTCTTCGCTTTTACTGCAGGAGATATCGCTTCCCGATTGCTTCCTGTCTTCGGTTTCGAAGGAAAGTAA
- a CDS encoding cytochrome c oxidase subunit 3 family protein — protein sequence MTSVSSTSEFHHQHHFKSAEHQYASSKQGIWLFLCTEILMFGGLFVGYLIYHSLYPAVFKNGSHTLDWKMGAVNTVVLLISSFTMAAAINFVQRGLHKIASIMLILTIACAAAFMVIKYFEYTHKFHVGTVPGKFSLVDPTCGTGGNRADCETKIGALLKSEKLRHENHVSEEEAARLQAVISRPKWEMFYGFYFIMTGLHGVHVVVGALMIFWILIKTLRRKVGPEYYTPVEGVGLFWHVVDLVWIYLFPLLYLVG from the coding sequence ATGACTTCCGTTAGTTCAACAAGTGAATTCCATCATCAGCACCACTTTAAGAGTGCTGAGCACCAATACGCTTCCTCTAAGCAAGGTATTTGGTTGTTCTTATGCACAGAGATTCTTATGTTCGGTGGTCTATTCGTAGGCTACCTGATCTACCATTCTCTTTATCCGGCCGTCTTTAAAAACGGTTCTCATACCCTCGATTGGAAAATGGGTGCGGTCAACACGGTTGTCCTTCTCATCAGTTCCTTTACGATGGCTGCGGCAATCAACTTCGTACAACGGGGATTGCATAAGATCGCATCGATTATGCTGATTCTTACAATCGCTTGTGCAGCAGCGTTCATGGTAATCAAATACTTTGAATACACTCACAAGTTTCATGTAGGAACCGTTCCAGGCAAATTTTCGCTTGTAGATCCTACTTGCGGAACCGGTGGTAACAGAGCGGATTGCGAAACAAAGATCGGAGCTCTTCTGAAATCGGAAAAACTTCGTCATGAAAATCATGTTTCCGAAGAAGAAGCTGCTCGCTTGCAAGCTGTGATCTCCCGCCCGAAATGGGAAATGTTTTACGGATTTTATTTTATCATGACCGGTCTTCACGGGGTTCACGTTGTTGTGGGAGCTCTTATGATTTTCTGGATTTTGATCAAAACTCTTCGAAGAAAAGTAGGTCCTGAATACTACACTCCAGTGGAAGGCGTCGGTCTTTTCTGGCACGTTGTGGATTTGGTATGGATTTACCTCTTCCCATTACTCTACTTAGTCGGATAA
- a CDS encoding cytochrome c oxidase subunit I: MSSAHTNTAHDHSTDHHYLNHQSGIWSWLTTKDHKRIGLMYFITIIVTFALGGFFALGIRLHLAKFGATPLLDPDTYNKFMTFHGAIMVFMVIIPGIPAFLGNFVLPIQLGAKDVAFPRLNLASYYIFLAGAALAATSMIYNQVDTGWTFYTPYSTSKTSSGVIFLVMGAFTMGFSSILTGLNFIVTTHKLRAPGMTMDRIPLMVWALYSTSIIQILATPILAITLMLIAAEKVIGIGIFDPDLGGDPVLFQHFFWFYSHPAVYIMILPAMGIISELVTAFSKKTIFGYRAIAYSSVAIAAVSFLVWGHHMFVSGQSTLAGIIFSIITMFVGVPTAIKLFNWLSTMYRGTISFEAPMLYAIGFMFLFTIGGLTGVFLASTGMDVHFHDTYFVVAHFHYVMVGGTLMALNGGILYWFPKMFGKMTSDLGGRISWVLIFTGFNVTFFPQFVLGAMGMPRRYFDYLPEYTNLNQISTVGSWLIGSGFVVILITLIHGLLKGPKSGDNPWGAKTLEWQTSSPPPHENFIETPTVTAGPYDFR; encoded by the coding sequence ATGAGCTCAGCACATACAAACACAGCACATGATCACTCCACTGATCATCATTATCTGAACCATCAATCAGGAATCTGGTCTTGGCTCACTACGAAAGACCATAAACGAATCGGTTTGATGTATTTCATCACTATCATTGTTACTTTCGCATTGGGTGGTTTTTTCGCTTTGGGAATTCGTTTGCACCTCGCAAAATTCGGTGCAACTCCTCTTTTGGATCCTGATACTTATAATAAGTTCATGACCTTCCACGGTGCCATCATGGTATTCATGGTAATTATTCCCGGAATTCCCGCCTTTCTAGGAAACTTCGTTCTACCCATCCAATTGGGCGCAAAAGACGTTGCCTTCCCTAGATTAAACCTTGCTTCTTATTATATTTTCCTAGCGGGAGCGGCACTTGCTGCAACTTCTATGATTTATAATCAAGTGGATACCGGTTGGACGTTTTACACTCCGTACTCGACATCGAAAACATCTAGCGGTGTGATCTTTTTGGTAATGGGTGCTTTCACGATGGGATTTTCTTCCATTTTGACCGGACTCAATTTCATTGTTACTACCCACAAGCTAAGAGCTCCGGGGATGACAATGGATCGCATTCCACTTATGGTTTGGGCACTTTATTCCACTTCTATCATCCAAATTCTTGCAACACCAATCCTTGCGATCACTCTTATGTTGATTGCTGCGGAAAAAGTGATAGGAATCGGGATTTTTGATCCGGACTTAGGCGGAGATCCTGTTTTATTCCAACACTTCTTCTGGTTCTACTCTCACCCTGCGGTTTATATCATGATTCTTCCGGCGATGGGTATCATTTCCGAACTAGTAACTGCATTTTCCAAAAAGACGATTTTCGGATACCGTGCGATTGCTTATTCTTCCGTTGCGATCGCTGCAGTATCCTTTTTGGTTTGGGGACATCATATGTTTGTTTCCGGTCAGTCTACTTTGGCAGGGATCATATTCTCCATCATCACTATGTTTGTCGGGGTTCCGACGGCGATCAAACTTTTCAACTGGCTTTCCACGATGTATCGCGGAACGATCAGTTTTGAAGCTCCAATGCTTTATGCAATCGGGTTTATGTTCTTATTTACCATCGGCGGTTTGACGGGAGTTTTCCTTGCTTCTACCGGTATGGACGTTCACTTTCACGATACTTACTTCGTGGTAGCTCACTTCCACTATGTGATGGTGGGGGGAACTTTGATGGCATTAAACGGTGGGATTCTTTACTGGTTCCCTAAGATGTTTGGAAAAATGACATCCGATTTAGGCGGAAGGATTTCCTGGGTTTTGATCTTCACCGGATTCAACGTAACATTCTTCCCTCAATTCGTATTGGGTGCAATGGGAATGCCAAGACGTTATTTTGACTATCTTCCCGAATACACAAACCTAAACCAAATTTCTACAGTTGGTTCTTGGTTGATCGGAAGCGGATTCGTTGTGATTCTAATCACATTGATTCACGGTCTTCTAAAAGGACCAAAATCCGGAGACAATCCTTGGGGAGCAAAAACTCTCGAATGGCAAACTTCTTCTCCTCCTCCACACGAAAATTTTATTGAAACACCAACAGTAACTGCAGGGCCATATGACTTCCGTTAG
- the coxB gene encoding cytochrome c oxidase subunit II, with amino-acid sequence MSWFTAFPATSSFMPIQATEIAKEVDLLYAFLLVSSLVSFVILVGGMTWFLIKFKRTSVDQKSAYITHNNFAEFLWSFIPLVIMVGIFYWGMVIFEKLRTPPEDIATEIHVTAEQWAWTYRYANGKEFYSSANDPLIVPAGKATKIILTSKDVIHSFFVPAFRVKQDAVPGKYTQIWFEPKEPGTFVVFCTEYCGTKHSGMLITIKALPADEFAAWFHAEKKGADTPADKGKTLFAQKACASCHSLDGSRIVGPSMKGLFGSSKKFADGSGAKADETYLRESILVSTAKIVEGYAPAMPVFQGQLSDEDVENLIEYIKTIK; translated from the coding sequence ATGTCTTGGTTTACCGCCTTCCCAGCGACCTCGTCGTTCATGCCAATACAGGCTACGGAAATCGCAAAAGAAGTAGATCTTCTTTACGCGTTTCTGCTCGTATCGAGTCTCGTTTCTTTTGTGATCTTGGTGGGAGGAATGACTTGGTTCCTCATCAAGTTCAAACGCACCTCTGTCGACCAAAAGTCTGCCTACATTACTCATAATAATTTTGCAGAATTTTTATGGTCTTTTATCCCTCTCGTGATCATGGTCGGGATATTTTACTGGGGTATGGTCATCTTCGAAAAACTTCGCACTCCGCCTGAGGATATCGCAACGGAGATCCATGTAACTGCAGAGCAGTGGGCATGGACTTACCGTTACGCAAACGGTAAAGAATTCTACAGTTCTGCGAATGATCCTCTGATTGTACCTGCGGGAAAAGCCACAAAGATCATTCTCACTTCTAAAGATGTCATTCATAGTTTCTTTGTTCCTGCTTTCCGCGTGAAACAAGATGCTGTTCCGGGAAAGTACACTCAAATATGGTTTGAACCAAAAGAACCGGGAACTTTCGTTGTTTTCTGTACTGAGTATTGCGGAACCAAACACTCCGGAATGTTGATTACGATCAAAGCACTTCCTGCGGATGAGTTTGCTGCTTGGTTCCATGCCGAGAAAAAAGGCGCAGACACTCCGGCTGACAAAGGTAAAACTTTGTTTGCACAGAAAGCTTGCGCTAGTTGCCATTCCTTAGACGGAAGCAGAATCGTGGGTCCATCCATGAAAGGTCTTTTCGGAAGTTCTAAAAAGTTTGCAGACGGATCCGGTGCTAAGGCGGACGAAACTTACCTTCGTGAATCTATTCTTGTATCTACTGCAAAAATCGTAGAGGGCTATGCTCCAGCGATGCCGGTATTTCAAGGGCAACTTTCCGATGAAGACGTCGAAAATTTAATCGAATACATCAAAACTATAAAATAA
- a CDS encoding SCO family protein, which yields MLFSKSALYLLYFAWVLPTVLWAYDPHSNLTKENKLPKELSEIGISDVTGKQIDFHIPFINEEGKEVLLSDYFKKGKPVLFSPVYFKCPTLCNHHMNGVMKGLKRLDWTAGKEFQYIAVSIDPRETEEISAPKKRAYVQEYDRPGVETGFHLLTGKSESIAALMKQLEFRYTWDETAKQFIHASGVYVFTPEGKVSRIFQGIQLSERDLKLAFLEAADGKIGSFADKFALFCFQFDPYKNKYTIYAYRIMQMGGGVTLLILGSFLFINWRKTKNNHRQGVM from the coding sequence GTGTTATTTTCCAAATCCGCACTTTATCTTCTCTACTTTGCCTGGGTTTTGCCTACGGTTTTGTGGGCCTATGACCCTCATTCCAATCTGACAAAAGAGAACAAACTTCCCAAAGAACTTTCTGAAATTGGGATTTCGGATGTAACCGGAAAACAAATCGATTTCCACATTCCATTTATAAACGAAGAAGGAAAAGAAGTCCTTTTGTCCGATTATTTCAAAAAAGGCAAACCGGTTCTTTTTTCTCCTGTTTATTTCAAATGTCCTACACTTTGCAATCATCATATGAACGGAGTGATGAAGGGCTTGAAACGTTTGGATTGGACTGCGGGAAAAGAGTTCCAATACATCGCAGTGTCGATTGATCCCAGAGAAACGGAAGAGATTTCCGCGCCGAAAAAACGAGCATATGTTCAAGAATATGATCGTCCCGGGGTGGAGACAGGCTTTCATCTGTTAACTGGCAAAAGCGAATCCATCGCCGCATTAATGAAACAATTAGAATTTCGCTATACTTGGGATGAAACAGCCAAACAGTTCATTCATGCAAGCGGAGTATATGTATTTACACCCGAGGGAAAGGTTTCTCGTATCTTCCAAGGCATCCAGCTTTCGGAAAGAGACCTGAAGTTAGCCTTTCTTGAGGCAGCTGATGGTAAGATTGGGAGTTTTGCAGACAAGTTTGCTTTATTTTGCTTTCAATTTGACCCATACAAAAATAAATATACGATATACGCTTACAGGATAATGCAAATGGGCGGGGGTGTTACACTCCTGATCTTGGGCTCGTTTTTATTCATAAACTGGCGAAAAACAAAAAATAATCACCGTCAAGGAGTCATGTAA